A genomic region of Deltaproteobacteria bacterium contains the following coding sequences:
- a CDS encoding PilZ domain-containing protein, translated as MEERRRYKRSLIADSGVKLIEVNTGYEPELINIVDFSSGGLSLSADKAFPVDTDINIALATSEEKKIALTGKVIWTQLKADAWMIGISLMSTFRN; from the coding sequence ATGGAAGAAAGACGGCGGTATAAGCGATCATTAATTGCGGATAGTGGAGTAAAATTAATCGAAGTCAACACAGGATATGAACCGGAGCTCATAAATATAGTGGACTTCTCATCTGGTGGATTGTCTCTAAGTGCTGATAAAGCTTTTCCTGTGGATACGGATATCAATATTGCTCTTGCTACATCTGAAGAAAAGAAAATTGCCTTGACTGGAAAGGTTATTTGGACTCAACTGAAAGCAGATGCGTGGATGATCGGTATTTCTTTGATGTCAACTTTTCGGAATTAA
- a CDS encoding pyridoxamine 5'-phosphate oxidase family protein, whose product MRKSLRRKDRELTSDLASKLFSECEYGFLSTVDIDGQPYGIPLNYVFQDNCVYFHCALEGYKLENIEANNKVSFCVVGKTRVVPDKFAMLYESAIAFGAVSEAFGDEKQDALVSLLEKYSPGYIEEGKKAIDAHGKETRVMRIDIDYMTGKERV is encoded by the coding sequence ATGCGCAAAAGTTTGAGAAGAAAAGATAGGGAATTGACCAGCGATCTTGCATCTAAGTTGTTTTCAGAATGTGAATATGGTTTTTTGTCCACCGTTGATATTGATGGACAGCCGTATGGAATTCCATTGAACTATGTTTTTCAAGACAATTGTGTTTATTTTCACTGTGCTTTAGAGGGGTACAAACTGGAGAACATAGAAGCTAACAATAAAGTTTCTTTTTGTGTCGTCGGTAAAACAAGGGTTGTTCCTGACAAATTTGCAATGCTCTATGAAAGCGCGATTGCTTTTGGAGCGGTTTCCGAGGCATTTGGGGATGAGAAACAGGATGCATTGGTCAGTCTCTTAGAAAAATATTCCCCTGGTTATATTGAAGAGGGGAAAAAAGCTATTGATGCACACGGAAAAGAGACCAGGGTTATGAGAATAGACATTGACTACATGACTGGAAAGGAGAGGGTATAA